In Oncorhynchus clarkii lewisi isolate Uvic-CL-2024 chromosome 24, UVic_Ocla_1.0, whole genome shotgun sequence, one DNA window encodes the following:
- the LOC139382982 gene encoding insulin-like growth factor-binding protein complex acid labile subunit → MLVSLSTVIMALISVAATCPASPCECLDNITVSCPDKRLKKFPNLPDGTEELYMAHNLIEAFPTSGLEQLQILDLTKNCLNVSLTSNFIWPNMSSLVKLFLRGNYLGSLGPRQLQGLSALTFLDLSENNMEALQPGSLQGLGQLNTLILTLNQINSLQYGALGGAPALTDLHLSSNSIVEFEEGVFENSSKLVKLILSKNNLVSIGNGTFSGAVNLSHLDLSGNRLDSVPVAALKDVSKLHSLYLQKNSITFLPEDAFSELSHLRILVLNNNHLSIMAKDSLSGLAHLGQLDLSYNNLQSLPSEVFQYLCRLELLDLYHNRLTYLPENLFHNLTMLRELQLDSNNISYIPPGLFHMVSKLRELQLDNNQIADLHNALFSRLRRLRTLYLDNNAISKIPRGLFHKTKRLRELQLNNNHLRSLPKSIFHGLAKLHSLKLFNNRLTALQPEQFSTLGNLRELLLNENLIEDLPTGIFSELRSLKMLDLDNNHLTALTPAGFDGLGTLKELHLSFNQLRDLPYATFHSLDDLRRLLLQNNRLAALHPQVFAPLADLQELDLDNNQIEQLHPDMFQGPHHLQKLHLKSNRLSTLLNGTLEPLQSLKALHLEGNPWDCSCRSPILYISNWIINNTQMLQDEPMCSTLNRPISQPAHLLKPCVSFACFPRHKLPLEMLTVLTACLLASGFL, encoded by the coding sequence ATGTTGGTGAGTTTAAGCACGGTCATCATGGCCCTCATCTCAGTAGCTGCTACCTGTCCTGCCTCACCATGTGAATGTCTGGACAACATCACAGTCAGCTGCCCGGACAAGAGGCTGAAGAAGTTCCCTAACCTCCCAGATGGTACTGAGGAGCTTTATATGGCCCACAACCTGATCGAGGCATTCCCCACCAGTGGACTGGAGCAGCTGCAGATCCTGGATCTCACCAAGAACTGTCTCAATGTCTCCTTGACTTCCAACTTCATCTGGCCCAACATGAGCAGCCTGGTCAAGCTGTTTCTCAGGGGTAATTACCTGGGTTCATTGGGCCCTCGGCAGCTCCAAGGCCTCTCAGCACTCACCTTCCTGGACCTCAGCGAGAACAACATGGAGGCCCTGCAACCAGGATCCCTACAAGGCCTTGGTCAATTAAATACGCTCATTCTAACACTGAACCAGATCAACAGCCTGCAGTACGGGGCACTGGGTGGAGCCCCTGCACTCACTGACCTTCACCTGAGCAGCAACAGTATTGTGGAGTTTGAGGAAGGGGTGTTTGAGAATTCATCCAAATTAGTAAAGCTGATTTTGTCTAAGAACAACTTGGTTAGCATTGGGAATGGCACATTCAGTGGAGCAGTTAACCTGAGTCATCTGGACCTCAGTGGAAACAGGTTAGATTCTGTGCCCGTTGCTGCCCTGAAGGATGTGTCAAAGCTGCACAGCTTGTACCTCCAGAAGAACAGCATCACATTTTTACCAGAAGATGCTTTCTCTGAGCTAAGCCATCTAAGGATTTTGGTTTTGAATAATAACCATCTGAGCATAATGGCTAAGGACTCATTGAGTGGTCTAGCACATCTCGGTCAATTGGATCTGAGCTACAATAACCTTCAATCCCTTCCTTCTGAAGTGTTTCAATATCTATGCAGACTGGAGCTCCTGGATCTCTACCACAACAGGCTGACATACCTTCCAGAGAACCTGTTTCACAACCTAACTATGCTGAGAGAGCTGCAACTTGACAGCAACAATATCTCATACATACCACCAGGGCTCTTTCACATGGTGTCTAAGCTAAGGGAACTCCAGCTGGACAATAATCAGATAGCTGACCTCCACAATGCCTTGTTCTCCAGACTGAGAAGGCTACGGACACTCTACCTGGACAACAACGCAATAAGCAAGATTCCCAGAGGCCTATTCCACAAGACCAAGAGACTCAGGGAGCTACAGTTGAACAATAACCACCTCAGGTCTCTCCCTAAGTCCATCTTCCATGGTCTGGCTAAACTCCACTCCCTGAAGCTTTTCAATAACCGTCTCACAGCTCTTCAACCTGAGCAGTTTTCTACCCTTGGAAACCTGAGAGAGCTCCTGCTGAATGAAAACCTGATCGAAGATCTTCCCACAGGCATATTTTCTGAGCTTCGCAGCCTCAAGATGCTGGATTTGGATAACAACCACCTCACAGCACTGACTCCTGCAGGCTTTGATGGGTTAGGTACACTAAAGGAGCTTCATCTCAGCTTCAATCAGCTCCGTGATCTCCCATATGCAACCTTCCACTCCCTGGATGACTTACGTAGACTCCTTCTCCAGAACAACCGCTTGGCGGCCTTGCACCCTCAAGTCTTCGCACCCCTGGCCGACTTACAGGAGCTTGACTTAGACAACAACCAGATAGAACAGCTACACCCTGACATGTTTCAAGGCCCTCACCATCTCCAGAAACTTCACCTGAAATCAAACCGCCTCAGTACTCTTTTGAATGGGACACTGGAGCCTTTGCAGAGCCTGAAGGCCCTCCACCTGGAGGGGAACCCCTGGGACTGCTCTTGCAGATCACCCATCCTGTACATCAGTAACTGGATCATCAACAACACCCAGATGTTACAGGACGAACCCATGTGTTCCACACTCAACCGACCCATTTCACAGCCTGCACACCTTTTAAAGCCCTGTGTGAGCTTTGCATGCTTCCCCAGACACAAACTTCCCCTAGAGATGCTGACAGTGCTTACAGCTTGCCTTCTAGCTAGCGGTTTTCTTTGA
- the LOC139383148 gene encoding oocyte zinc finger protein XlCOF6-like, giving the protein MSVLQGQIDSILEIMVRATVTEISKVIEGSASSEVPTTGDNASEAPNEQLTQLTSFMEILAKEAVDQICKLFNECSSILHLEVSRSQTENEDLKKRLDAVETKLRTVLEGSGGQENTSANGCCSEVKIIHQLKGTHPGVCAGDAEVKRSPILHLWKGRLSSTVNEHSNMEETIESVIIKEEGLEDYLYSSTSDPSSFLESHAQELSDPENPSEDPKDRGGAAGPKHLRKPKITGARQARPKKENHLSCKHCRKTFSKLIQLKAHQAIHAAAEKPFNCKQCGRGFSFKRSLDAHQLLHTGERPHTCGDCGKAFTLKQLLKNHQRLHAGLRPFRCDECGKSFNRAHGLKMHQIVHTGERKYSCEICKKSFSIPGNLHRHQRIHTGEKPFRCDTCGKSFNQADTLKGHQRIHTGERPFTCETCGKCFIQRSALKMHQRTHAGEHAFLCVVCGTVLACVNSLKTHLQAHTAEMPCICSVCGSSLSSFTHLKSHQQLHTMEKPHSCGLCNKSFKSVSYLNIHMKTHTGERPFTCDVCGRMFTQHSSLKTHQAVHTGEKPFSCETCGKCFSNTGNLNRHQRIHTGEKPFSCDLCGRSFNQGNSLKAHKQIHTGEKLFMCDKCGKSFSYLRNLKDHKCYYI; this is encoded by the exons ATGTCAGTTTTGCAAGGACAGATTGACTCCATTTTGGAGATAATGGTTAGAGCGACTGTTACAGAAATTAGCAAAGTTATCGAGGGTTCTGCCTCGTCTGAAGTGCCAACAACGGGAGATAACGCGAGTGAAGCCCCAAACGAACAG TTGACCCAGTTGACCTCATTCATGGAGATACTGGCAAAGGAGGCTGTGGACCAAATCTGCAAGCTATTCAACGAGTGCTCCTCCATTCTGCATCTGGAAGTGTCTCGGAGTCAAACTGAGAATGAGGACTTGAAGAAGAGGCTAGATGCGGTTGAGACCAAACTGAGGACTGTCTTAGAGGGGAGTGGAGGACAAGAGAACACATCAGCCAATGGTTGCTGCAGTGAAGTCAAGATCATCCACCAGTTAAAAGGCACACACCCAG GCGTATGCGCTGGTGATGCAGAAGTGAAACGATCCCCCATCCTCCACCTGTGGAAAGGGAGACTTTCCTCAACTGTAAACGAG CACTCCAACATGGAGGAAACGATCGAGTCAGTTATTATCAAAGAAGAAGGCTTAGAAGATTACTTGTACAGTAGCACCTCAGACCCAAGTTCTTTTTTAGAGAGCCACGCCCAGGAGTTGAGTGACCCAGAGAACCCCTCAGAGGACCCAAAGGACAGAGGTGGCGCCGCAGGGCCAAAGCATTTGAGAAAGCCAAAGATCACCGGGGCTCGTCAGGCAAGGCCCAAAAAGGAGAACCATCTTAGCTGCAAGCACTGCAGGAAGACATTCAGCAAACTGATCCAGCTGAAAGCTCACCAGGCGATCCATGCAGCAGCGGAGAAACCTTTTAACTGTAAACAGTGCGGCAGAGGTTTTTCCTTTAAACGCAGTTTGGATGCACACCAACTgcttcacacaggagagagaccacaCACCTGTGGCGATTGTGGTAAAGCTTTCACCTTAAAGCAGCTACTCAAGAATCACCAGAGACTCCATGCAGGGTTGAGACCGTTCCGCTGCGACGAATGTGGCAAGAGCTTTAACCGGGCCCACGGTCTCAAGATGCACCAGATcgtccacacaggagagaggaaaTACAGCTGTGAGATCTGCAAGAAGAGTTTCAGCATACCAGGAAATCTCCACAGGCACCAGCGTATACACACCGGTGAGAAACCGTTCCGTTGCGATACGTGCGGGAAAAGCTTCAACCAGGCAGACACTCTGAAAGGACACCAGCggatccacacaggagagaggccaTTTACCTGTGAGACGTGTGGGAAGTGTTTCATTCAAAGAAGTGCTCTGAAAATGCACCAAAGAACCCACGCAGGAGAGCACGCCTTCCTCTGTGTGGTGTGCGGGACAGTACTGGCTTGCGTCAACTCTCtcaaaacacaccttcaggctcaCACAGCAGAGATGCCTTGTATTTGCTCAGTGTGCGGTAGTAGTCTCAGTTCATTCACTCACCTCAAATCGCACCAGCAACTCCATACTATGGAGAAGCCGCACAGCTGTGGCCTATGCAACAAGAGCTTCAAGTCGGTCAGCTACCTGAACATACACATGAAAACTCACACTGGGGAGAGACCGTTCACCTGTGACGTGTGTGGAAGGATGTTCACTCAACACAGCAGCCTGAAAACCCACCAGGCAGTCCATACTGGGGAGAAACCTTTCAGCTGTGAAACGTGTGGGAAATGTTTCAGCAACACTGGGAACCTCAACAGGCACCAGCggatacacactggagagaagccttttaGCTGTGACCTCTGTGGGAGGAGCTTCAACCAGGGCAACAGCCTCAAAGCCCACAAACAaatccacacaggggagaaattaTTCATGTGCGACAAATGCGGGAAGAGTTTTTCCTACCTGAGGAATCTGAAAGATCACAAGTGCTACTATATCTAA